In the Ilumatobacteraceae bacterium genome, one interval contains:
- the tadA gene encoding tRNA adenosine(34) deaminase TadA, with product MTDADHEAAMRAALDQARAALTHDDVPVGAVIVRDGEIIAARHNERELTGDPTAHAEVLAMRDASARIGHWRLDDCTLVVTLEPCAMCAGAMVNGRVGHLVYGATDPKAGAAGSRFDLVDSELLNHRVPRTTGVLADECGRLLVDFFRAKRR from the coding sequence GTGACCGACGCCGACCACGAGGCAGCGATGCGCGCCGCGCTCGACCAGGCGAGAGCCGCGCTCACCCACGACGACGTGCCGGTCGGTGCGGTGATCGTGCGCGACGGTGAGATCATCGCGGCGCGTCACAACGAACGTGAGCTGACCGGCGACCCGACCGCCCACGCCGAAGTGCTCGCGATGCGCGACGCGTCGGCGAGGATCGGTCACTGGCGCCTCGACGACTGCACCCTGGTCGTCACCCTCGAGCCGTGTGCGATGTGCGCGGGCGCCATGGTGAACGGCCGCGTCGGGCACCTCGTCTATGGCGCCACCGACCCGAAGGCCGGTGCTGCCGGCAGCCGATTCGACCTCGTCGACAGCGAGTTGCTCAACCATCGGGTCCCGCGCACGACCGGGGTCCTCGCCGACGAGTGCGGCCGACTGCTCGTCGACTTCTTCCGCGCCAAACGACGCTGA
- a CDS encoding LysR family transcriptional regulator — MSDLQLDVESLRTYLAVLDTGGMTRAAERLDMTQSAVSWKIKRLEERVGRPLLIRDGHTIRPTRDGRALLDDARSIVALHDGAVWRLRSSELTGTIKLGSNEEIDTPQIASMLGRFRLAHPNATIEFVIDHTVRLAKLVDDGKLDVVLIQVTDDQVRHDDTVLWTDQLRWLTHRSWTYDEGTVPLVTFGDLCFYRRLGEPILAANGIEFANAFSGSATRGVVAAIEAGLGVGVLSEHFIADDIIEWPRAATLPPLPRVHQIARTVPGETAAAAAALVSVIAEQLLEPAVLAVQQ, encoded by the coding sequence ATGTCCGATCTGCAGCTCGACGTCGAGTCGCTCCGCACCTACCTCGCCGTGCTCGACACCGGCGGCATGACACGCGCCGCGGAGCGGCTCGACATGACGCAATCGGCGGTCAGCTGGAAGATCAAGCGCCTCGAGGAGCGGGTCGGTCGTCCGCTGCTGATCCGCGACGGGCACACCATCCGTCCGACGCGCGACGGCCGAGCGCTGCTCGACGACGCACGCTCGATCGTCGCCCTGCACGACGGTGCCGTCTGGCGACTCCGGAGCTCCGAACTCACGGGCACGATCAAGCTCGGTTCGAACGAGGAGATCGACACGCCCCAGATCGCGTCCATGCTCGGTCGATTCCGACTGGCCCACCCCAACGCGACGATCGAGTTCGTGATCGACCACACGGTGCGGCTGGCGAAACTGGTCGACGACGGCAAGCTCGACGTCGTCCTCATCCAGGTCACCGACGACCAGGTCCGACACGACGACACCGTGCTGTGGACCGACCAACTGAGGTGGCTCACCCACCGCAGCTGGACCTACGACGAGGGCACCGTGCCGCTCGTCACGTTCGGCGACCTCTGCTTCTACCGCCGGCTCGGCGAACCGATCCTCGCGGCGAACGGCATCGAGTTCGCCAACGCGTTCTCGGGATCGGCGACCCGCGGCGTGGTCGCAGCAATCGAAGCCGGGCTCGGCGTCGGCGTGCTCAGCGAACACTTCATCGCCGACGACATCATCGAGTGGCCGCGCGCCGCCACGCTGCCGCCGCTCCCCCGGGTCCACCAGATCGCTCGTACCGTGCCCGGCGAAACAGCGGCCGCCGCGGCCGCGCTCGTGAGCGTCATCGCCGAACAGCTGCTCGAGCCGGCGGTGCTCGCCGTGCAGCAATGA
- a CDS encoding 5'-3' exonuclease H3TH domain-containing protein produces MKVHLVDGTYELFRQHFGSANRRGESGREAGEFDATIGVLTSTLQLIEEGATHVGVASDHTIESFRNELYDGYKTSEGMLPELLHQIPIMEDALEAMGVTTWRMVEWEADDALGAAAHVADQDERVEQVLIVTPDKDLGQCVVGRRVVQYDRRKREVIDEAGVQEKFGVGPASIPDYLGLVGDTADGFPGLAGWGAKSASRVLDRYVHIEDIPAEASLWEVEGLRGAAKLSKTLQANMEDALLFRIIATVDRAVPVGTVDEWKWTGPTDEFAAMCDRLGVPALATRAAALAP; encoded by the coding sequence GTGAAGGTGCACCTGGTCGACGGAACCTACGAGTTGTTCCGGCAACACTTCGGCAGCGCGAACCGGCGCGGCGAATCCGGGCGTGAGGCGGGCGAGTTCGATGCCACGATCGGTGTCCTCACGTCGACGCTGCAGCTGATCGAGGAAGGCGCGACCCACGTCGGTGTCGCCAGCGACCACACGATCGAGTCGTTCCGCAACGAGCTCTACGACGGCTACAAGACCAGCGAGGGCATGCTGCCCGAACTGCTCCACCAGATCCCGATCATGGAGGATGCGCTCGAGGCGATGGGCGTCACCACCTGGCGGATGGTCGAGTGGGAGGCCGATGACGCGCTCGGTGCGGCGGCCCACGTCGCCGATCAGGACGAGCGGGTCGAGCAGGTGTTGATCGTCACGCCCGACAAGGACCTCGGCCAGTGCGTGGTCGGTCGACGCGTCGTGCAGTACGACCGTCGCAAGCGCGAGGTCATCGACGAGGCGGGCGTGCAGGAGAAGTTCGGCGTCGGTCCGGCCTCGATCCCTGATTACCTCGGCCTCGTCGGCGACACGGCCGACGGTTTCCCCGGGCTGGCGGGCTGGGGTGCGAAGTCGGCGTCACGGGTGCTCGACCGGTACGTCCACATCGAGGACATCCCGGCGGAGGCGAGCCTGTGGGAGGTCGAGGGGTTGCGCGGCGCAGCCAAGCTGTCGAAGACGTTGCAGGCCAACATGGAGGACGCGCTGCTGTTCCGGATCATCGCCACGGTCGACCGGGCGGTACCCGTCGGCACGGTCGACGAGTGGAAGTGGACCGGTCCGACCGACGAGTTCGCCGCCATGTGTGATCGCCTCGGCGTCCCCGCCCTGGCCACCCGAGCCGCCGCCCTCGCCCCCTGA